The following are encoded together in the Candidatus Flexicrinis proximus genome:
- a CDS encoding SDR family oxidoreductase, with translation MNSISPSESQYVLITGVTGYIGGRLVPLLLEAGYRVRVMVRDPIRLQGRSWIAQVDVVQADVLQPDTLDAALTGIDAAYYLIHSLRGGENFHERDIRAARNFGVAAERQGVKRIIYLGGLGDTATELSQHLRSRQQTGDALRECAVPVTEFRAGVIVGSGSLSFEMIRYLTERVPIMICPRWVYTRIQPIGIRDTLDYLVSAVKTPESAGQIIEIGGAEIMTYRDMMFGYARARGLRRFMIPVPVLTPHLSSYWVHWVTPIPSDIARPLIEGLRNEVIVSDHTARELFPNIQPGTFAAAVGQALDNLKASEVETSWADALVSSQPDQPPAVLSTHEGMFLEQRQELVKAAPSAVFQAFTSLGGDNGWLYFNWAWYLRGLLDRLVGGVGLRRGRRHPTEVRVGDALDFWRVEAVEPDRLLRLRAEMKVPGLAWLQFKAEPLEDGSTQLIQTAFFAPKGLFGLLYWYGLYPLHSVIFSGMIRKLAQRAMELTKRE, from the coding sequence ATGAATAGCATTTCACCTTCCGAGTCTCAATACGTCCTCATAACGGGTGTGACGGGCTATATCGGTGGAAGACTCGTTCCGCTTTTGCTGGAGGCAGGCTATCGGGTGCGGGTTATGGTGCGCGATCCTATCCGCTTACAGGGACGCTCATGGATAGCGCAGGTTGACGTCGTGCAGGCCGACGTGCTGCAACCCGATACGTTGGATGCAGCACTCACGGGCATTGATGCTGCTTACTATCTCATTCACAGTCTGCGCGGCGGCGAGAATTTTCATGAGCGTGACATCCGGGCTGCGCGTAACTTCGGTGTCGCAGCGGAGCGTCAGGGGGTAAAGCGTATTATCTACCTGGGTGGTTTGGGTGATACGGCAACTGAGCTGTCACAGCATCTGCGGTCACGTCAACAAACCGGTGACGCACTGCGCGAGTGCGCCGTTCCAGTCACGGAATTTCGCGCCGGGGTTATTGTCGGCTCGGGCAGCTTGTCGTTCGAGATGATTCGTTATCTGACCGAGCGCGTCCCCATTATGATCTGTCCGCGTTGGGTCTATACACGTATTCAGCCCATTGGTATTCGTGACACGCTGGATTATCTGGTCAGCGCTGTGAAGACCCCGGAGAGCGCGGGACAAATCATTGAGATTGGTGGGGCAGAGATCATGACCTACCGCGATATGATGTTTGGCTATGCGCGCGCCCGTGGGCTGCGTCGCTTCATGATCCCGGTCCCGGTACTTACGCCGCATCTATCGTCGTACTGGGTCCACTGGGTGACACCCATCCCCAGCGATATTGCGCGTCCGCTGATCGAAGGACTGCGTAACGAAGTCATCGTGAGTGACCACACCGCCCGTGAACTCTTCCCGAACATTCAGCCGGGAACCTTTGCCGCAGCAGTCGGTCAGGCACTAGACAATCTAAAGGCCAGTGAAGTTGAAACGAGTTGGGCAGATGCACTGGTGAGCAGCCAACCTGATCAACCACCAGCCGTGTTGTCCACCCATGAAGGTATGTTCCTCGAACAGCGGCAGGAACTTGTTAAGGCAGCACCATCTGCCGTGTTTCAAGCTTTTACCAGCCTCGGCGGTGATAATGGTTGGCTGTATTTCAATTGGGCATGGTATCTACGAGGGCTGTTGGATCGTCTGGTCGGTGGAGTTGGACTGCGCCGTGGGCGGCGGCACCCTACAGAAGTGCGTGTCGGTGATGCGCTCGATTTCTGGCGTGTCGAAGCGGTGGAGCCTGACAGGTTGCTGCGGTTGCGGGCGGAGATGAAAGTGCCGGGACTAGCGTGGCTGCAGTTTAAGGCAGAACCCCTCGAAGACGGCAGTACACAGCTCATCCAGACCGCATTCTTTGCGCCTAAAGGACTGTTCGGTCTGTTGTATTGGTATGGACTGTACCCACTTCACAGCGTGATCTTCTCCGGCATGATCCGCAAGCTGGCTCAACGTGCAATGGAACTGACAAAACGTGAGTGA
- a CDS encoding MFS transporter: MQDTAVAVEQRKQRQGTFSALRSANFRLYFFGQLVSQSGTWMQNIAQGYLVFSLTGSEAALGVVALMAGLPVLLMSPLAGVVVESASRKRLLVGTNVVQMMLALVLTLLTVSGTVQVWHVIALAFVLGMTTAIDAPSRQTFMVEMVGRDDLPSALALNSIMNSSTRVLGPMAAGLVLVQFGMVWCFAINGLSFLVVIVCLLVMGVPYALPLPKTRPNQMKQLREGFAYVRSNAPVLRLLMLASIAGFFLLPILQMLPAIAEVTIHSSREGYALLSAAQGAGSVVAGLVVAWLAARYSRPVIISRALVLGGVVMAVIGYQSNVLVTVACAALSGLFMVSVLVNLNTGIQLSLPNNFRGRVISLYMLTVFGLSPFGALALGTLAEAIGTPYALSVYGLCAVALTGLVMRRFRSVASA, from the coding sequence ATGCAGGACACCGCGGTCGCGGTAGAGCAACGGAAACAGCGGCAGGGGACGTTCTCCGCGCTGCGCAGCGCGAATTTCCGGCTGTATTTCTTCGGGCAGCTGGTTTCGCAGTCCGGGACATGGATGCAGAACATCGCGCAGGGCTACCTGGTGTTCAGCCTGACGGGATCGGAGGCGGCGCTGGGAGTGGTGGCGCTGATGGCGGGGCTGCCGGTGCTGTTGATGTCCCCGCTGGCGGGGGTGGTAGTCGAGTCGGCGTCGCGGAAGCGGCTGCTGGTCGGCACGAACGTGGTGCAGATGATGCTGGCGCTGGTGCTGACGCTGCTGACGGTGAGCGGGACAGTACAGGTCTGGCATGTGATCGCGCTGGCGTTCGTGCTGGGGATGACGACGGCAATCGACGCGCCTTCGCGGCAAACGTTCATGGTGGAGATGGTCGGCAGGGACGACCTGCCGAGCGCGCTGGCGCTGAACTCGATCATGAACAGCTCGACGCGGGTGCTGGGGCCGATGGCGGCGGGACTGGTGCTGGTCCAGTTCGGGATGGTGTGGTGTTTTGCGATCAACGGGCTGAGTTTCCTGGTGGTGATCGTATGCCTGCTGGTGATGGGCGTGCCGTACGCCCTGCCCCTGCCGAAGACCCGACCCAATCAAATGAAACAACTGCGCGAGGGGTTCGCGTATGTGCGGTCGAACGCGCCGGTGCTGCGGCTGCTGATGCTGGCGTCGATCGCCGGTTTTTTCCTGCTGCCGATTTTGCAGATGCTGCCGGCGATCGCGGAGGTGACGATCCACTCATCACGCGAGGGGTACGCGCTGTTGAGCGCGGCGCAGGGAGCCGGCTCGGTGGTGGCGGGACTGGTGGTGGCGTGGCTGGCGGCGCGTTATTCGCGGCCGGTGATCATTTCGCGGGCGCTGGTGCTGGGCGGCGTGGTGATGGCGGTGATCGGATACCAGAGCAACGTGCTGGTCACGGTGGCCTGCGCGGCGCTGTCCGGGCTGTTCATGGTGAGCGTGCTGGTCAACCTGAACACCGGCATCCAGCTCAGTCTGCCGAACAATTTCCGCGGGCGGGTGATCAGCCTGTATATGCTGACGGTGTTCGGCTTGTCGCCGTTCGGCGCGCTGGCACTGGGGACGCTGGCCGAAGCGATCGGAACGCCCTATGCGCTGAGCGTGTACGGTCTGTGCGCGGTGGCGCTGACCGGTCTGGTGATGCGGCGCTTCCGCAGCGTCGCGTCCGCGTAG
- a CDS encoding GNAT family N-acetyltransferase has translation MLVELAAAEYDSVQALFASVQRHQMFCAGVLSRLYPGRVFVDNRENPRSGLVAKDGMWWFLAGDPHNAAFNAAFNTALYDRTITGPKGWGGMLVCDSAAWDSAVPALYAPRTPIRTHRLHYICDSLTFDPLAFVPDGFQIRLIDPSLADSGVEIDGSAAKILQLRQDSPDPDLRAVGVVALHGGRIVAHAVIDTIVQGGGDIGIYTDGAFRRRGLALATSAALIAYALSHGLHTVHWDVESFNAGSIRTAERLGLRLISQHDMLNFVLDPVIHEVNRAWSSFDAGHYEQALAVCREHIGAGDPPAHPHFHYVMARCLADTGRVDEAIEALSQAAQAGWDSPGEALNDFPALAENPLWDGIVAQMETNTQPSA, from the coding sequence ATGCTGGTTGAATTGGCGGCCGCGGAGTATGACAGCGTACAGGCGTTATTTGCCTCGGTTCAGCGGCATCAGATGTTCTGCGCTGGCGTCCTCAGCCGCCTGTATCCGGGCCGGGTGTTCGTCGATAACCGCGAGAATCCGCGCTCCGGCCTGGTCGCCAAGGATGGCATGTGGTGGTTCCTCGCCGGTGACCCGCACAACGCGGCCTTCAATGCGGCCTTCAATACCGCCCTTTACGACCGCACCATCACCGGCCCGAAAGGTTGGGGCGGGATGCTCGTCTGCGACTCCGCCGCCTGGGATTCGGCCGTTCCGGCGCTCTATGCGCCGCGGACCCCGATCAGAACCCATCGGCTGCATTACATCTGCGACTCGCTTACCTTCGATCCGCTTGCCTTCGTGCCGGACGGCTTCCAGATACGCCTGATCGACCCGTCGCTGGCCGATTCCGGCGTCGAGATCGACGGGTCGGCTGCCAAAATCCTCCAGTTGCGCCAGGACAGCCCTGACCCGGACCTGAGAGCGGTTGGCGTGGTCGCCCTCCACGGTGGCCGGATCGTCGCGCATGCCGTGATTGATACCATCGTCCAGGGCGGCGGTGACATCGGCATCTACACCGACGGCGCCTTCCGGCGGCGCGGCCTCGCCCTGGCCACCTCGGCGGCGCTCATCGCCTACGCGCTCTCGCACGGCCTGCACACCGTCCACTGGGATGTCGAGTCGTTTAACGCCGGCTCGATCAGGACTGCCGAGCGCCTCGGCTTGCGCCTGATCTCGCAGCATGACATGCTGAATTTCGTGCTCGACCCGGTCATCCACGAGGTCAACCGCGCCTGGTCGTCTTTCGATGCGGGACATTATGAGCAGGCGCTGGCGGTCTGCCGCGAACACATCGGGGCAGGGGACCCTCCGGCGCACCCGCACTTTCATTACGTCATGGCCCGCTGTCTGGCCGATACCGGCCGGGTGGATGAGGCGATCGAGGCGCTGTCTCAGGCCGCGCAGGCCGGCTGGGATTCTCCCGGCGAAGCGCTGAACGACTTCCCGGCGCTGGCGGAGAACCCGCTCTGGGACGGAATCGTGGCGCAAATGGAGACCAACACCCAGCCGTCCGCCTGA
- a CDS encoding CoA-binding protein, translated as MAVAAMPYQESVDDFLAQKRIAVCGLSRSKDSGAGAIYLKLRSHGYQTFAIHPTAESLHGDPCYANLAAIPGGVDAVFIMNSPDITEHVADEALKLGIKRIWMHNNAMMPSSVSDAAADRCRAANINVITAGCPMMFLEPDVFHSCMRWLMRVRGRLN; from the coding sequence ATGGCTGTTGCAGCCATGCCATACCAGGAGAGTGTAGACGACTTTTTAGCCCAGAAACGGATCGCCGTGTGTGGGCTGTCGCGTTCGAAGGACAGCGGCGCCGGCGCCATTTACCTGAAGCTGCGTAGCCACGGCTATCAGACCTTCGCCATCCATCCAACTGCCGAATCTCTGCACGGCGACCCGTGCTATGCCAATCTCGCCGCCATCCCGGGCGGCGTCGATGCAGTGTTCATCATGAACAGCCCCGACATCACCGAGCACGTCGCCGATGAGGCGCTGAAGCTAGGGATCAAGCGCATCTGGATGCACAACAATGCCATGATGCCTTCCAGCGTTTCCGACGCAGCCGCGGATCGCTGCCGCGCCGCCAACATCAATGTCATCACCGCCGGCTGCCCGATGATGTTCCTGGAGCCGGATGTTTTCCACAGCTGCATGCGCTGGCTGATGCGCGTGCGGGGACGCCTGAACTAG